From the genome of Brevibacterium sp. JSBI002, one region includes:
- a CDS encoding thiamine pyrophosphate-binding protein — protein sequence MDQTTITGGAHLARALQAEGITRVFGIPGTHNLEIFAQLSAAGIDIVSPRHEQGAGYMADGAARVTGEVQVIVTTTGPAALNALTALLQSFTDSVPVLLITPGMPLTHPGRGNGLLHEVRNQSAALSAVLTEVMRVTSPGEVSLAVGQSLSAMRSGRTRPAAIEIPLDLIEIAGPGTLHPSLARALPAPVAPEIEAAAEAIASSQRPLIIAGAGAHGAGAEVAALAESLGAGIVLSSNAKGLVDDRAETTIGAVGVLELLPELTSDADAVIAIGTELAPSDFWPEPLPLPDTVVRIDIDEVQMLTNATVTHPVLAAAKNATAALNEQVSALRTESATAAARNWTAGWRSRAASAMETDGRPWADLSAALTAFAESDTSLLFVAADSTMACYYGVQTGWKARSGDRFLYPAGAGTLGYALPAGIGAKLAAPQARVVAVEGDGGSMFTIAELAAAVQAGVRMCLIVVDNGGYGEIRNEMEDRGDTPSGVKLTGPDFPALAQAMGARGIHVDGADALLAALSEAETAVGPTLIHITEDSRAGADMLD from the coding sequence ATGGACCAGACGACCATCACCGGCGGAGCACACCTGGCTCGTGCGCTCCAGGCCGAAGGGATCACCCGCGTCTTCGGAATCCCCGGCACCCACAACCTCGAAATATTCGCGCAGCTGAGCGCCGCAGGCATCGACATCGTCTCACCTCGCCACGAGCAGGGCGCGGGCTACATGGCCGATGGAGCCGCCCGCGTCACCGGCGAGGTGCAGGTCATCGTCACGACGACCGGGCCGGCCGCGCTCAACGCACTCACCGCCCTGCTGCAGTCCTTCACCGATTCCGTGCCCGTCCTCCTCATCACCCCCGGCATGCCGTTGACCCACCCCGGCCGCGGGAACGGACTCCTGCACGAAGTGCGCAACCAGTCCGCGGCCCTCTCGGCGGTACTGACCGAGGTCATGCGGGTCACGAGTCCCGGCGAGGTGTCGCTGGCAGTCGGGCAGTCACTGTCGGCGATGCGTTCAGGCCGGACCCGCCCGGCCGCCATCGAGATCCCTCTCGATCTCATCGAAATCGCCGGCCCGGGCACGCTCCATCCGTCCTTGGCCCGGGCGCTGCCGGCTCCCGTGGCCCCCGAGATCGAGGCCGCAGCCGAGGCGATCGCCTCCTCCCAGCGCCCGCTCATCATCGCCGGGGCCGGAGCACACGGAGCAGGAGCGGAGGTCGCCGCTCTGGCCGAGTCACTCGGAGCGGGAATCGTCCTGTCCTCGAACGCGAAGGGACTCGTCGATGACCGCGCCGAGACCACCATCGGCGCCGTCGGGGTCCTCGAGCTGCTTCCCGAACTCACAAGCGATGCCGATGCGGTCATCGCGATCGGTACGGAACTGGCACCCAGTGACTTCTGGCCGGAACCCCTGCCGCTGCCCGACACCGTGGTGCGCATCGACATCGACGAAGTGCAGATGCTCACGAACGCGACCGTCACCCATCCGGTCCTCGCCGCCGCGAAGAACGCGACAGCGGCCCTGAACGAACAAGTGTCAGCGCTGCGGACGGAGTCCGCGACCGCCGCCGCACGGAACTGGACGGCCGGCTGGAGGAGCAGGGCCGCCTCGGCGATGGAAACCGACGGCCGACCTTGGGCCGATCTGTCGGCCGCACTCACAGCGTTCGCGGAATCGGACACCTCACTGCTCTTCGTCGCAGCGGATTCGACGATGGCCTGCTATTACGGGGTGCAGACCGGGTGGAAAGCTCGATCCGGTGACCGGTTCCTCTACCCGGCCGGGGCGGGCACGCTCGGTTACGCGCTGCCCGCCGGCATCGGTGCGAAACTCGCTGCTCCGCAGGCCAGAGTGGTCGCGGTGGAAGGCGATGGGGGATCGATGTTCACGATCGCCGAACTCGCCGCGGCCGTGCAGGCGGGCGTGCGGATGTGCCTCATCGTCGTCGATAACGGCGGGTACGGGGAGATCCGCAATGAGATGGAGGACCGCGGGGACACTCCGTCAGGGGTGAAGCTCACCGGGCCGGATTTCCCGGCACTCGCGCAGGCGATGGGGGCACGCGGAATCCACGTCGACGGCGCGGACGCGCTGCTGGCCGCGCTCAGCGAGGCGGAGACAGCGGTCGGCCCGACGCTCATCCACATCACCGAGGATTCCCGGGCCGGAGCGGACATGCTCGACTGA
- a CDS encoding superoxide dismutase, giving the protein MAEQYTLPELPYDYSALEPHISARIMELHHDKHHATYVKGANTAVEQLAEARESGNLAAVPKLTRDLAFNLGGHVNHSIFWNNMSPDGGDKPVGELAAAIDDQFGSFDKFREHFTTAATTIQGSGWAVLVYDQLGGNLFIEQLKDQQSDIQLGGTPVLQLDMWEHAFYLDYQNVKPDYVKAWWNIVNWADAGARFDRAVAQTKGLLLG; this is encoded by the coding sequence ATGGCTGAGCAGTACACACTTCCGGAACTGCCCTACGACTACTCCGCTCTTGAGCCGCACATCTCGGCTCGCATCATGGAGCTGCACCACGACAAGCACCACGCCACCTACGTCAAGGGCGCCAACACCGCCGTTGAGCAGCTGGCCGAAGCTCGCGAATCCGGCAACCTCGCCGCTGTGCCGAAGCTGACGCGCGACCTCGCGTTCAACCTGGGCGGTCACGTCAACCACTCGATCTTCTGGAACAACATGTCCCCGGACGGTGGAGACAAGCCGGTCGGTGAACTCGCCGCAGCCATCGACGACCAGTTCGGTTCGTTCGACAAGTTCCGCGAGCACTTCACTACCGCGGCCACCACGATCCAGGGCTCCGGCTGGGCTGTCCTCGTCTACGATCAGCTCGGCGGTAACCTCTTCATCGAGCAGCTCAAGGACCAGCAGTCCGACATCCAGCTCGGCGGCACCCCGGTTCTGCAGCTCGACATGTGGGAGCACGCCTTCTACCTCGACTACCAGAACGTCAAGCCCGACTACGTCAAGGCTTGGTGGAACATCGTCAACTGGGCAGACGCCGGCGCACGCTTCGACCGCGCAGTCGCTCAGACCAAGGGCCTCCTCCTCGGCTGA
- a CDS encoding TetR/AcrR family transcriptional regulator — MSPRPAQPPEQAEAKKFAIIQATLDAIVAKGPAAVRLGDVAKAVGMSIGTVQYYFESRNDLLAQAFSFHTATVLLHLEEMAKPGDDPRGRMSRYRLHDAFAAVHGVGMHEQRSRIWLELVTAARTDGGLQNCVDAVFDGWRKLFRTIVDDGLKRHEFGLFQLSAAEVVDTFVAIIDGFDLATVAGHGPDPSTMTRILIETADRLLEG, encoded by the coding sequence ATGAGCCCCCGTCCGGCTCAGCCGCCCGAGCAGGCCGAGGCGAAGAAGTTCGCGATCATCCAGGCGACCCTCGACGCCATCGTCGCCAAAGGTCCCGCCGCGGTCCGGCTCGGGGACGTGGCGAAAGCAGTCGGCATGTCCATCGGCACCGTGCAGTACTACTTCGAGTCCCGGAACGACCTGCTCGCCCAGGCGTTCTCCTTCCACACCGCGACGGTGCTGCTGCACCTCGAGGAGATGGCGAAGCCGGGCGATGATCCGCGCGGTCGAATGTCTCGCTATCGCCTGCACGATGCGTTCGCGGCTGTCCATGGGGTGGGAATGCACGAGCAGCGGTCGCGGATCTGGCTCGAACTCGTCACCGCCGCTCGCACGGACGGAGGCCTGCAGAACTGTGTCGATGCCGTGTTCGACGGATGGCGGAAGCTGTTCCGGACGATCGTCGACGATGGGCTGAAGAGGCACGAATTCGGGCTCTTCCAGCTCTCCGCCGCCGAGGTGGTCGACACGTTCGTCGCCATCATCGACGGTTTCGACCTGGCCACCGTCGCCGGTCACGGTCCCGATCCGTCCACGATGACGCGGATCCTCATCGAGACCGCGGACCGCCTGCTCGAAGGGTAG
- a CDS encoding FAD-dependent oxidoreductase: MSQLFPHLFEPITIGSTAIRNRIVSSGHDTVLDDHGHIGDDLVAYHEARAKGGAGLIVLQVSGVHETARYTSHVLMATDESSVPGYQNVAEAVHRHGATIFAQLFHPGREVMDGERGMAARAKAPSDEPQERFKVVPESLTTAEVRDIIAGYGHAAKRIADSGIDGVEIVASHGYLPIQFFNPSVNTRADDYGGSPENRRRFLTEVAQTVRQSVGPDVVVGVRISGEEKTEDGLVATEILDLIEHLDSLTTDGVDCLDYFSITAGDSSTLQGAVHIVPSMQIDPGYAADLSEQVKKITDKTVMVAGRINQPHEAEAAIAEGRTDMAIMTRAMICDPEIANKSKSDKVDEIRACIGCNQACIGHFQQGVPISCIQYPESGRELTFLPRPTVRTRRKILVIGGGPAGLKAAAVAAEQGDDVVLCEREPHLGGAVLLAQELPYRSEFGGAATNLTAEAARAGVDIRTSVPATQDLITEVAPDHLIIATGAEQRMPALEIADDALVIGARDYLREPPDLPPGRVLVTDWKGDWIGLGIALRLAEAGRHVSLATAANFAGAAIQQYTRTLLVSQALRTGRVQFVNDARLVGVDADTGYLQSTLCEVVHEVDGVAATIVSGAPRSVPVDLDFGTASVTVIGDALAPRTVEEAVYEGLTAATALAERRESVTA, encoded by the coding sequence ATGTCTCAGCTGTTCCCACACCTCTTCGAACCCATCACCATCGGCTCCACGGCGATCCGCAATCGCATCGTGTCCTCCGGCCATGACACCGTCCTCGACGATCACGGCCACATCGGCGACGACCTCGTCGCCTACCATGAGGCCCGCGCGAAAGGCGGAGCCGGACTCATCGTCCTCCAGGTCTCCGGTGTCCACGAAACCGCCCGCTACACCAGCCACGTCCTCATGGCCACCGACGAATCCTCCGTCCCCGGCTACCAGAACGTCGCCGAGGCGGTCCACCGCCACGGAGCAACGATCTTCGCCCAGCTCTTCCACCCCGGCCGAGAAGTCATGGACGGCGAGCGCGGCATGGCAGCACGGGCCAAGGCCCCGAGCGACGAACCGCAGGAACGCTTCAAAGTCGTCCCCGAGTCTCTGACCACCGCTGAGGTCAGAGACATCATCGCCGGCTACGGACATGCCGCGAAACGCATCGCCGACTCCGGAATCGACGGCGTCGAGATCGTCGCCAGCCACGGTTACCTGCCCATCCAATTCTTCAACCCCTCCGTCAACACCCGCGCCGACGACTACGGCGGCAGCCCGGAGAACCGTCGCCGGTTCCTCACCGAGGTGGCCCAGACCGTCCGTCAGTCAGTCGGCCCTGATGTCGTGGTGGGCGTGCGGATCTCCGGTGAGGAGAAGACCGAGGACGGCCTCGTCGCCACCGAGATCCTCGACCTCATCGAACACCTCGATTCCCTGACCACCGACGGCGTCGACTGCCTCGACTACTTCTCGATCACCGCCGGCGATTCCTCCACTCTGCAGGGCGCCGTCCACATCGTGCCCTCGATGCAGATCGACCCCGGCTATGCCGCGGACCTGTCCGAGCAGGTCAAGAAGATCACCGACAAGACCGTCATGGTCGCCGGCCGCATCAACCAACCCCACGAAGCCGAAGCCGCGATCGCCGAGGGCCGCACCGATATGGCGATCATGACCCGCGCGATGATCTGCGACCCCGAAATCGCGAACAAGTCCAAATCCGACAAGGTCGATGAGATCCGCGCCTGCATCGGCTGCAACCAAGCCTGCATCGGCCACTTCCAACAGGGTGTGCCGATCTCGTGCATCCAATACCCCGAATCCGGCCGGGAACTCACCTTCCTTCCCCGACCGACGGTGCGCACACGACGCAAGATCCTCGTCATCGGCGGGGGACCGGCCGGACTCAAGGCCGCCGCGGTCGCCGCCGAACAGGGCGATGACGTCGTCCTGTGCGAAAGGGAGCCCCACCTCGGCGGGGCGGTTCTCCTGGCTCAGGAACTGCCGTATCGGTCCGAATTCGGGGGAGCGGCGACGAACCTCACCGCCGAGGCGGCCCGCGCCGGCGTCGACATCCGCACCTCCGTACCGGCCACCCAGGACCTCATCACCGAGGTGGCCCCCGACCACCTCATCATCGCCACGGGAGCCGAACAGCGCATGCCTGCCCTCGAGATCGCCGACGATGCGCTCGTCATCGGGGCTCGCGACTATCTGCGAGAGCCCCCGGATCTTCCGCCCGGACGCGTGCTCGTCACGGACTGGAAGGGCGACTGGATCGGACTCGGCATCGCCCTGCGGCTGGCCGAGGCCGGGCGGCACGTGAGCTTGGCGACGGCGGCGAACTTCGCCGGTGCCGCGATCCAGCAGTACACGCGCACCCTGCTCGTGTCCCAAGCGCTGCGGACCGGTCGGGTGCAATTCGTTAACGACGCTCGCCTCGTCGGCGTCGATGCCGACACCGGTTACCTGCAGTCCACCCTCTGCGAGGTCGTCCACGAGGTCGACGGCGTCGCCGCGACGATCGTCTCCGGTGCACCGCGATCGGTGCCGGTCGACCTCGACTTCGGGACCGCCTCGGTGACGGTGATCGGCGACGCCCTGGCCCCGCGCACGGTCGAGGAAGCCGTGTACGAAGGACTGACCGCGGCCACCGCCCTGGCCGAACGACGAGAATCGGTCACGGCATGA
- a CDS encoding GNAT family N-acetyltransferase, whose amino-acid sequence MSAILRPWQSGASGDAEALAEVYERADDALLSNIPDDRTIGGARTWLETITDAEAAGDLCARAIIDDGDRSGRRILGNVMASGIERRHSSAWISYWSVAEARGQGLVSAALRSLVDLLHDELGIHRLELGYRVNNPASAAVARNAGFIVEGREREKLLYDGIRYDTEVCARLSGDPRHRGPRIPFDAPH is encoded by the coding sequence ATGAGCGCAATTCTCCGACCCTGGCAGTCAGGCGCTTCGGGTGATGCCGAGGCGTTGGCTGAGGTGTATGAGCGGGCCGATGACGCACTGCTCAGCAACATCCCCGACGACCGCACGATCGGTGGTGCCCGGACATGGCTGGAGACCATCACCGACGCCGAGGCAGCCGGTGACCTCTGCGCTCGGGCGATCATTGATGACGGTGATCGTTCAGGGCGACGAATCCTTGGAAATGTCATGGCCTCCGGGATCGAACGCCGGCACTCGAGCGCGTGGATCTCCTATTGGTCGGTGGCCGAGGCCCGCGGCCAGGGCCTGGTATCGGCGGCGCTGCGCAGCCTCGTCGACCTCCTCCACGACGAACTCGGGATCCACCGGCTCGAACTTGGCTACCGAGTGAACAATCCGGCCTCGGCCGCAGTCGCCAGGAATGCGGGCTTCATCGTCGAAGGCCGCGAACGAGAGAAGCTTCTCTACGACGGCATCCGCTACGACACCGAGGTCTGCGCTCGGCTGAGTGGAGACCCGCGGCACCGTGGACCGCGCATACCGTTCGACGCACCTCATTGA
- a CDS encoding acyl-CoA dehydrogenase family protein, with protein sequence MSYTPWPLSDEQHDILDLVRGFAHDTIRPAGRRVDEADTESPVDIFAAAARLGITDFMIPEEYGGGGFTDVFTQCLVQEQLCFGDPGIGNFVCSNGFFADPILALGTPEQKEEWLRPLTGADPKITALATTEPGSGSDSASIITRADAVDGGYVLNGQKAWISNAGLANFYVVFAKTDSSRRSRGISAFLLPRETEGMEFGASMKKMGQRAIVCREIFFSDAFVPMSGRLGEEGQGFYGLMRTFDISRVVLGAAALGTARAAFEYARDYARERTQFGTKIIDHQAVAFRLADMSSRIDAAWLQVLNAARMLDAGDAVDRQRMTAAAAMAKLNASETAMFCTWAAVQTLGGWGYSREHPVEQWMRDAKLEEIEEGTSDIMRLLISRNLG encoded by the coding sequence ATGAGCTACACACCTTGGCCGCTGAGCGATGAACAGCATGACATCCTCGACCTCGTGCGCGGATTCGCCCACGACACGATCCGCCCGGCCGGTCGCCGCGTCGACGAGGCCGATACCGAATCGCCCGTCGACATCTTTGCGGCGGCAGCACGGCTCGGGATCACCGACTTCATGATTCCCGAGGAATACGGCGGCGGCGGATTCACCGATGTCTTCACTCAGTGCCTTGTCCAGGAACAGCTGTGCTTCGGGGATCCGGGCATCGGGAACTTCGTGTGTTCGAACGGCTTCTTCGCCGACCCGATTCTCGCATTGGGCACGCCGGAGCAGAAGGAGGAGTGGCTGCGCCCGCTGACTGGAGCAGACCCGAAGATCACGGCGCTGGCCACGACCGAACCCGGATCCGGATCGGACTCGGCTTCGATCATCACCCGGGCGGATGCCGTCGACGGCGGATACGTGCTCAACGGGCAGAAAGCCTGGATCTCGAACGCGGGACTCGCGAACTTCTACGTCGTCTTCGCCAAGACCGACTCGAGCCGGCGCTCTCGCGGAATCAGCGCATTCCTGCTGCCCAGGGAGACCGAGGGGATGGAGTTCGGTGCGTCGATGAAGAAGATGGGACAGCGAGCCATCGTGTGTCGGGAGATCTTCTTCTCCGACGCATTCGTGCCCATGTCGGGCCGCCTCGGCGAGGAGGGGCAGGGCTTCTACGGACTCATGCGCACCTTCGACATCTCTCGGGTGGTGCTCGGTGCCGCGGCGCTCGGCACGGCACGGGCGGCCTTCGAATATGCGCGTGACTATGCGCGGGAGCGCACGCAGTTCGGGACGAAGATCATCGATCATCAGGCCGTCGCGTTTCGGCTGGCGGACATGTCCTCGCGGATCGATGCGGCGTGGCTGCAGGTGCTCAATGCGGCGCGGATGCTCGACGCCGGCGATGCCGTTGATCGACAGCGGATGACGGCCGCGGCGGCGATGGCGAAGCTGAACGCCTCGGAGACGGCCATGTTCTGCACCTGGGCGGCCGTGCAGACCCTCGGCGGATGGGGGTATTCGCGAGAGCATCCCGTCGAGCAGTGGATGCGCGATGCCAAGCTCGAGGAGATCGAGGAGGGCACCTCGGACATCATGCGGCTGCTCATCTCACGCAACCTCGGGTGA
- the dapB gene encoding 4-hydroxy-tetrahydrodipicolinate reductase, with protein MSIRVAVIGAKGRMGSHAVDAINDAEGLELVAALGSSDSLETLIEQNIDVAVELTVPKSTEDNVTFLVENGIDTVVGTTGWDNDRLAQLEATLKNHPKTAVLIAPNFSIGAVLAMRFAELAAPYFDSAEVVEIHHTRKLDAPSGTANHTAQRIAAARNAAGLPAVPDSTESDPQGARGAIIDGIHVHAIRQQGMNAHEEILFGSDGEALTIRTDSHSTSAFMPGIVTAVRSIADYTGLIHGLENMLDL; from the coding sequence ATGAGCATTCGCGTAGCCGTCATCGGAGCCAAGGGTCGGATGGGATCCCACGCCGTCGATGCGATCAACGATGCCGAAGGACTCGAACTCGTCGCCGCACTCGGCAGCAGCGATTCGCTGGAGACCCTGATCGAGCAGAACATCGACGTCGCCGTCGAACTCACCGTGCCCAAATCCACCGAGGACAATGTCACCTTCCTCGTCGAGAACGGCATCGACACCGTCGTCGGTACCACCGGCTGGGACAACGACCGTCTGGCCCAGCTCGAAGCCACACTGAAGAACCACCCGAAGACCGCGGTGCTCATCGCCCCGAACTTCTCGATCGGTGCCGTCCTGGCCATGCGCTTCGCCGAGCTCGCGGCCCCCTACTTCGACTCGGCCGAAGTCGTCGAGATCCACCACACCCGCAAACTCGACGCCCCGTCCGGCACGGCGAACCACACGGCCCAGCGCATCGCCGCCGCCCGCAATGCCGCCGGACTGCCCGCCGTTCCCGACTCCACCGAATCTGATCCGCAGGGTGCACGCGGCGCCATCATCGACGGAATCCACGTCCACGCCATCCGTCAGCAGGGCATGAACGCCCACGAGGAGATACTCTTCGGCTCGGACGGCGAAGCCCTGACCATCCGCACGGACTCGCACTCCACCTCGGCGTTCATGCCCGGCATCGTCACCGCCGTGCGATCCATCGCTGATTACACGGGGCTCATCCACGGCCTCGAGAACATGCTCGACCTCTGA
- a CDS encoding tetratricopeptide repeat protein produces the protein MSKAKIGAIIVSVVLVFYFVLMGQRAWILVREPAMIPKIMGIALFVLPVIGAWTLIVELVFGARTEKLARILGEEGGLPVDDLPRTPGGKIIREAADREFVKYQAEAEAAPEDWRSWFRLSCAYDASGDRKRARATMRKSISLFREGQKLGA, from the coding sequence ATGTCGAAGGCCAAGATCGGAGCGATCATCGTCTCCGTCGTCCTCGTCTTCTACTTCGTCCTCATGGGACAGCGGGCGTGGATCCTCGTCCGCGAACCCGCGATGATCCCCAAGATCATGGGTATCGCCCTGTTCGTCCTGCCCGTCATCGGTGCGTGGACGCTCATCGTCGAACTCGTCTTCGGCGCCCGTACGGAGAAGCTCGCGCGTATCCTCGGCGAGGAAGGCGGACTGCCCGTCGACGACCTGCCCAGGACGCCGGGCGGGAAGATCATCCGCGAGGCCGCCGATAGGGAATTCGTGAAGTACCAGGCCGAAGCCGAGGCCGCCCCCGAGGACTGGCGATCCTGGTTCCGGCTCTCGTGCGCCTACGATGCCAGCGGCGACCGGAAACGGGCGCGGGCCACGATGCGCAAATCGATCAGCCTCTTCCGGGAAGGTCAGAAGCTGGGTGCTTAG
- a CDS encoding neutral zinc metallopeptidase yields the protein MTFNPNADISGNRTSKRGRNTAIVGGGGVGIVGLLVFLIGPLLGVDVTGLMGGITPDDGSQNQSSGTSMSQCDTGEDANTNIDCRMAGAQVVLDDYWAQQVDGYEPPAMTLVDGQTSTGCGTASNQVGPFYCPADQGVYIDPSFFDILRQQYGASADELAQLYIVGHEWGHHIQNITGVMSEHPNNGTGPESNGVRTELQADCYAGAWLGKVTTLTDDNGTPYLEEPSKEQLDDALNAAFVVGDDHIQEESGFVNPESFTHGSSKQRQKWFTTGYNEGLSSCDTFAVSGSEL from the coding sequence ATGACCTTCAACCCGAACGCCGATATCAGCGGCAACAGGACGAGCAAACGCGGTCGCAACACCGCGATCGTCGGCGGTGGCGGCGTGGGCATCGTCGGCCTGCTCGTCTTCCTCATCGGACCGCTGCTCGGCGTTGATGTCACCGGACTGATGGGCGGCATCACCCCTGACGATGGCAGCCAGAACCAGTCGAGCGGGACGAGCATGTCCCAGTGCGATACGGGTGAGGATGCGAACACGAACATCGACTGTCGAATGGCCGGAGCACAGGTCGTCCTCGATGACTACTGGGCACAGCAGGTCGACGGCTACGAACCGCCGGCGATGACACTGGTCGACGGTCAGACGTCGACCGGCTGCGGGACCGCATCGAACCAGGTCGGACCCTTCTACTGCCCGGCCGATCAGGGCGTCTACATCGACCCGAGCTTCTTCGACATTCTGCGTCAGCAGTACGGTGCCTCGGCCGATGAGCTCGCCCAGCTCTATATCGTCGGCCACGAATGGGGCCACCACATCCAGAACATCACGGGCGTGATGAGCGAGCACCCGAACAACGGCACGGGTCCGGAGAGCAACGGCGTGCGCACCGAACTCCAGGCCGACTGCTACGCCGGTGCCTGGCTGGGCAAGGTCACCACTCTCACCGACGACAACGGCACTCCGTATCTCGAAGAACCCTCCAAAGAACAGCTCGACGACGCCCTCAATGCGGCCTTCGTCGTCGGCGACGACCACATCCAAGAGGAGTCCGGCTTCGTCAATCCGGAATCGTTCACCCACGGCTCGAGCAAGCAGCGCCAGAAATGGTTCACCACCGGATACAACGAGGGCCTGAGCAGCTGCGACACCTTCGCAGTCTCCGGCAGCGAGCTATGA
- a CDS encoding DUF1624 domain-containing protein, which produces MSSHPAKPHRAHDADSRATSARVARRLSPDGRLIGLDVARGIALLAMMVTHIFALGDETGMPTWAAVFAGRASALFAVLAGCSLVLATRSRMAVSGRLRDAAPSVLIRAAAIVLIGLCLGSISGLLAVILVNYGIMFALALFFLRLRAGVLFAIAGVWMVVSPVVSMWVRSTFFLEPSYLPMGFFDFATPGTMLTDLFLTGYYPVLQWLSYILLGMAVAKLDIGRHLLALFTAGLGLFVVGRGASWILLNVFGGDDALVEVSQMWGTDLTAALFTGSYGVTPATSWWWLAIAGPHSGTPFDLLSTGGIAVMTIAACQAAAALLGRQSWVLAPLSAPGSMPLSVYSAHVVLLEITRSQIVGDPLEESATAGEQTLEFVIHALTFVLLPLLWKLVVSSRGPLEGGIAGIIRVASPGPKHPASDLPGRG; this is translated from the coding sequence ATGAGCTCTCACCCGGCGAAACCTCACCGAGCGCACGACGCGGACTCCAGGGCCACCTCGGCGAGGGTTGCCCGTCGTCTCAGCCCTGACGGTCGGCTCATCGGACTCGATGTCGCCCGCGGGATCGCGCTCTTGGCGATGATGGTCACGCACATCTTCGCGCTCGGCGACGAGACGGGGATGCCGACCTGGGCGGCGGTCTTCGCCGGGCGCGCCTCGGCTCTGTTCGCGGTCCTCGCCGGCTGTTCCCTCGTCCTCGCGACCCGATCCCGGATGGCGGTGTCGGGGCGGTTGCGCGATGCGGCACCGAGCGTGCTCATCCGGGCGGCGGCCATCGTCCTCATCGGGCTCTGCCTCGGGTCGATCTCCGGACTGCTCGCGGTCATCCTCGTCAACTACGGGATCATGTTCGCCCTCGCCCTGTTCTTCCTGCGGCTGCGCGCGGGAGTACTGTTCGCGATCGCCGGGGTCTGGATGGTCGTCTCCCCCGTCGTGTCGATGTGGGTGCGTTCGACGTTCTTCCTCGAACCGAGCTACCTGCCGATGGGCTTCTTCGACTTCGCGACGCCGGGGACGATGCTCACCGACCTCTTCCTCACCGGCTATTACCCGGTGCTGCAGTGGCTGTCGTACATTCTGCTCGGCATGGCCGTGGCGAAGCTCGACATCGGACGCCACCTACTCGCGCTGTTCACCGCCGGACTCGGGCTCTTCGTCGTCGGACGCGGTGCCTCGTGGATTCTGCTCAATGTCTTCGGCGGTGATGACGCGCTCGTGGAGGTTTCGCAGATGTGGGGCACGGATCTCACGGCGGCACTGTTCACCGGCAGCTACGGGGTCACTCCGGCGACGTCGTGGTGGTGGCTGGCGATCGCGGGACCGCATTCGGGAACGCCGTTCGATCTGCTCTCCACGGGTGGAATCGCGGTGATGACGATCGCTGCCTGCCAGGCCGCTGCAGCGCTCTTGGGTCGCCAGTCATGGGTGCTCGCACCGCTGTCGGCTCCGGGATCGATGCCGTTGAGCGTGTATTCGGCGCACGTCGTGCTGTTGGAGATCACGAGGTCTCAGATCGTCGGCGATCCGTTGGAGGAATCCGCAACTGCTGGCGAGCAGACTCTCGAGTTCGTCATCCACGCACTCACATTCGTGCTGCTGCCTCTGCTGTGGAAGTTGGTTGTCAGCAGCCGCGGCCCGTTGGAAGGCGGGATCGCGGGCATCATCAGGGTGGCGTCGCCGGGACCTAAGCACCCAGCTTCTGACCTTCCCGGAAGAGGCTGA